The Cygnus olor isolate bCygOlo1 chromosome 18, bCygOlo1.pri.v2, whole genome shotgun sequence genome includes a window with the following:
- the PCYT2 gene encoding ethanolamine-phosphate cytidylyltransferase isoform X3 produces MLRNGAAGGGGPAAGGAAGHRPVRVWCDGCYDMVHYGHSNQLRQARAMGDYLIVGVHTDEEIAKHKGPPVFTQEERYKMVQAIKWVDEIAPGAPYVTTLETLDKYNCDFCVHGDDITLTIDGKDTYEEVKTAGRYRECKRTQGVSTTDLVGRMLLMTKAHHSNIDEDLDYRKHTDNFGKGPKGHSPWTGVSQFLQTSQKIIQFASGKEPQPGDTIIYVAGAFDLFHIGHVDFLEKVHQLAERPYIIAGLHFDQEVNRYKGKNYPIMNIHERTLSVLACRYVSEVVIGAPYAVTADLLDHFREPKRRGIFQLVDSGSNLTTDLIVQRIIKNSTKWSVLGQTKHGTAAASSEGEVLFDRCGSLGLQREVIVTLGGSSGCWLSQRGGWEVNGEASEILS; encoded by the exons ATGCTGCGCAacggggcggcgggcggcggcggccccgcggcgggcggcgcggcgggacACCGGCCCGTCCGCGTCTGGTGCGACGGCTG CTATGACATGGTGCACTATGGCCACTCGAACCAGCTGCGCCAGGCTCGGGCTATGGGAGATTATCTGATTGTTGGAGTCCACACGGATG AAGAGATTGCCAAGCACAAGGGCCCCCCTGTCTTTACACAAGAGGAGAGGTACAAAATGGTGCAAGCCATCAAGTGGGTGGATGAGATTGCTCCAGGAGCTCCCTATGTCACCACACTGGAAACCTTGGACAAATATAACTGTGACTTCTGTGTGCATGGTG atgACATCACCTTAACAATAGATGGCAAGGACACCTATGAGGAAGTGAAGACAGCTGGGCGATACAG GGAATGCAAACGCACCCAAGGTGTGTCCACTACTGACCTTGTTGGCCGCATGCTGCTCATGACTAAGGCTCACCACAGCAACATA GATGAGGACCTAGACTATCGGAAGCATACTGACAACTTTGGGAAG GGACCAAAAGGTCATAGTCCCTGGACTGGTGTCTCACAGTTCCTGCAGACATCTCAGAAGATCATCCAGTTTGCATCAGGAAAGGAACCACAGCCAGGAGACACTATCATCTATGTGGCCGGAGCCTTTGACCTGTTCC ATATTGGGCACGTGGATTTCTTGGAGAAGGTTCACCAGCTGGCAGAGAGACCCTACATCATCGCTGGGTTGCACTTTGACCAG GAAGTAAATCGTTACAAAGGGAAGAATTATCCCATCATGAACATCCATGAGAGAACGCTCAGTGTCTTGGCCTGTAGG tatGTCTCAGAAGTGGTAATTGGAGCCCCGTATGCTGTCACTGCTGATCTGCTGGATCACTTCAGG GAACCGAAGAGACGTGGCATTTTCCAGCTGGTGGACAGTGGCAGCAATCTCACCACAGATTTAATTGTGCAAAGAATCATCAAGAACAG CACTAAGTGGTCTGTCCTGGGACAGACCAAGCATGGAACAGCAGCAGCGTCTTCAGAGGGAGAAGTGTTGTTTGACCGGTGTGGGAGCCTCGGACTTCAGAGAGAAGTGATTGTGACACTTGGAGGAAGCTCTGGGTGCTGGCTCTCTCAAAGAGGAGGGTGGGAGGTTAATGGTGAAGCTTCTGAAATACTCtcataa
- the PCYT2 gene encoding ethanolamine-phosphate cytidylyltransferase isoform X2 yields the protein MLRNGAAGGGGPAAGGAAGHRPVRVWCDGCYDMVHYGHSNQLRQARAMGDYLIVGVHTDEEIAKHKGPPVFTQEERYKMVQAIKWVDEIAPGAPYVTTLETLDKYNCDFCVHGDDITLTIDGKDTYEEVKTAGRYRECKRTQGVSTTDLVGRMLLMTKAHHSNIGPKGHSPWTGVSQFLQTSQKIIQFASGKEPQPGDTIIYVAGAFDLFHIGHVDFLEKVHQLAERPYIIAGLHFDQEVNRYKGKNYPIMNIHERTLSVLACRYVSEVVIGAPYAVTADLLDHFRVTLVCHGMTEVVSDKDGSDPYEEPKRRGIFQLVDSGSNLTTDLIVQRIIKNSTKWSVLGQTKHGTAAASSEGEVLFDRCGSLGLQREVIVTLGGSSGCWLSQRGGWEVNGEASEILS from the exons ATGCTGCGCAacggggcggcgggcggcggcggccccgcggcgggcggcgcggcgggacACCGGCCCGTCCGCGTCTGGTGCGACGGCTG CTATGACATGGTGCACTATGGCCACTCGAACCAGCTGCGCCAGGCTCGGGCTATGGGAGATTATCTGATTGTTGGAGTCCACACGGATG AAGAGATTGCCAAGCACAAGGGCCCCCCTGTCTTTACACAAGAGGAGAGGTACAAAATGGTGCAAGCCATCAAGTGGGTGGATGAGATTGCTCCAGGAGCTCCCTATGTCACCACACTGGAAACCTTGGACAAATATAACTGTGACTTCTGTGTGCATGGTG atgACATCACCTTAACAATAGATGGCAAGGACACCTATGAGGAAGTGAAGACAGCTGGGCGATACAG GGAATGCAAACGCACCCAAGGTGTGTCCACTACTGACCTTGTTGGCCGCATGCTGCTCATGACTAAGGCTCACCACAGCAACATA GGACCAAAAGGTCATAGTCCCTGGACTGGTGTCTCACAGTTCCTGCAGACATCTCAGAAGATCATCCAGTTTGCATCAGGAAAGGAACCACAGCCAGGAGACACTATCATCTATGTGGCCGGAGCCTTTGACCTGTTCC ATATTGGGCACGTGGATTTCTTGGAGAAGGTTCACCAGCTGGCAGAGAGACCCTACATCATCGCTGGGTTGCACTTTGACCAG GAAGTAAATCGTTACAAAGGGAAGAATTATCCCATCATGAACATCCATGAGAGAACGCTCAGTGTCTTGGCCTGTAGG tatGTCTCAGAAGTGGTAATTGGAGCCCCGTATGCTGTCACTGCTGATCTGCTGGATCACTTCAGG GTAACACTTGTATGTCATGGAATGACAGAGGTGGTGTCAGACAAGGATGGTTCTGATCCGTATGAG GAACCGAAGAGACGTGGCATTTTCCAGCTGGTGGACAGTGGCAGCAATCTCACCACAGATTTAATTGTGCAAAGAATCATCAAGAACAG CACTAAGTGGTCTGTCCTGGGACAGACCAAGCATGGAACAGCAGCAGCGTCTTCAGAGGGAGAAGTGTTGTTTGACCGGTGTGGGAGCCTCGGACTTCAGAGAGAAGTGATTGTGACACTTGGAGGAAGCTCTGGGTGCTGGCTCTCTCAAAGAGGAGGGTGGGAGGTTAATGGTGAAGCTTCTGAAATACTCtcataa
- the PCYT2 gene encoding ethanolamine-phosphate cytidylyltransferase isoform X8 — translation MVHYGHSNQLRQARAMGDYLIVGVHTDEEIAKHKGPPVFTQEERYKMVQAIKWVDEIAPGAPYVTTLETLDKYNCDFCVHGDDITLTIDGKDTYEEVKTAGRYRECKRTQGVSTTDLVGRMLLMTKAHHSNIGPKGHSPWTGVSQFLQTSQKIIQFASGKEPQPGDTIIYVAGAFDLFHIGHVDFLEKVHQLAERPYIIAGLHFDQEVNRYKGKNYPIMNIHERTLSVLACRYVSEVVIGAPYAVTADLLDHFRVTLVCHGMTEVVSDKDGSDPYEEPKRRGIFQLVDSGSNLTTDLIVQRIIKNRLEFEARNQKKEAKELAVLEAMKRLEEKH, via the exons ATGGTGCACTATGGCCACTCGAACCAGCTGCGCCAGGCTCGGGCTATGGGAGATTATCTGATTGTTGGAGTCCACACGGATG AAGAGATTGCCAAGCACAAGGGCCCCCCTGTCTTTACACAAGAGGAGAGGTACAAAATGGTGCAAGCCATCAAGTGGGTGGATGAGATTGCTCCAGGAGCTCCCTATGTCACCACACTGGAAACCTTGGACAAATATAACTGTGACTTCTGTGTGCATGGTG atgACATCACCTTAACAATAGATGGCAAGGACACCTATGAGGAAGTGAAGACAGCTGGGCGATACAG GGAATGCAAACGCACCCAAGGTGTGTCCACTACTGACCTTGTTGGCCGCATGCTGCTCATGACTAAGGCTCACCACAGCAACATA GGACCAAAAGGTCATAGTCCCTGGACTGGTGTCTCACAGTTCCTGCAGACATCTCAGAAGATCATCCAGTTTGCATCAGGAAAGGAACCACAGCCAGGAGACACTATCATCTATGTGGCCGGAGCCTTTGACCTGTTCC ATATTGGGCACGTGGATTTCTTGGAGAAGGTTCACCAGCTGGCAGAGAGACCCTACATCATCGCTGGGTTGCACTTTGACCAG GAAGTAAATCGTTACAAAGGGAAGAATTATCCCATCATGAACATCCATGAGAGAACGCTCAGTGTCTTGGCCTGTAGG tatGTCTCAGAAGTGGTAATTGGAGCCCCGTATGCTGTCACTGCTGATCTGCTGGATCACTTCAGG GTAACACTTGTATGTCATGGAATGACAGAGGTGGTGTCAGACAAGGATGGTTCTGATCCGTATGAG GAACCGAAGAGACGTGGCATTTTCCAGCTGGTGGACAGTGGCAGCAATCTCACCACAGATTTAATTGTGCAAAGAATCATCAAGAACAG GCTGGAGTTTGAAGCTAGGAACcagaagaaggaagcaaaagagCTGGCAGTATTGGAGGCCATGAAGAGACTGGAAGAGAAGCACTAG
- the SIRT7 gene encoding NAD-dependent protein deacetylase sirtuin-7: MAAGGSLSRSERKAAARAELLQQEEQRDRRRQVSRIWRKPPAERSPEECQVLSESDDIVRELERRRKRRERLRRRQEEVCDEPEELKRKAIELAAAVRNAKHLVIYTGAGISTAASIPDYRGPNGIWTLLQKGRSIRATDLSEAEPTLTHMSIACLHKHNLVQHVVSQNCDGLHLRSGLPRAAISELHGNMYIEVCTSCTPNREYVRVFDVTERTALHRHHTGRMCHKCGSQLRDTIVHFGEKGTLTQPLNWEAATEAASKADVILCLGSSLKVLKKYPRLWCMSKPPTRRPKLYIVNLQWTPKDDLAALKLHGRCDDVMRLLMEELGLEIPAYDRARDPIFALAEPLRPGEEGTHSRKPVAPPPGTEPPREEPRQEPPRQEPPPARPGGWLGRGCAKGARRRKSN, encoded by the exons atggcggcgggcggcagccTGAGCCGCTCGGAGCGGAAGGCGGCGGCGCGCGccgagctcctgcagcaggaggagcagcgggACCGGCGGAGACAG GTGTCTCGCATCTGGAGGAAGCCGCCGGCGGAGCGGAGCCCCGAGGAGTGCCAGGTGCTGAGCGAGAGCGACGACATCGTCCGGGAGCTGGAGCGGCGCCGCAAGCGGCGCGAGCGGCTGCGCCggcggcaggaggag GTATGTGACGAACCAGAAGAGTTGAAGAGAAAGGCCAttgagctggctgctgctgttcgGAACGCCAAGCACCTTGTCATCTACACGGGAGCAGGGATCAGTACG GCAGCTTCGATCCCAGACTACAGAGGCCCTAATGGCATATGGACGTTgctgcagaagggcaggagCATCAG GGCTACAGATCTGAGTGAGGCTGAGCCCACACTCACCCATATGAGCATTGCTTGCCTACACAAGCATAACttg GTGCAGCATGTGGTGTCTCAAAACTGTGATGGGCTGCACCTGCGGAGTGGGTTACCCCGAGCAGCAATATCTGAGCTTCATGGAAACATGTATATAGAG GTCTGCACTTCCTGTACACCTAACAGAGAGTATGTGCGAGTATTTGATGTGACAGAACGCACAGCCCTGCACAGGCATCACACTGGCAGGATGTGCCACAAGTGTGGGTCACAGTTGAGAGATACAATCGTCCACTTTGGGGAGAAGGGGACGTTGACACAGCCCCTGAACTGGGAAGCAGCAACAGAAGCTGCAAGCAAAGCAGATGTGATTCTTTGTCTGGGTTCCAGCTTAAAG GTTTTGAAAAAATATCCCCGTCTTTGGTGCATGAGCAAGCCACCAACTCGTCGTCCAAAGCTATACATTGTGAACCTACAG TGGACGCCGAAGGACGACCTGGCCGCCCTGAAGCTGCACGGCCGCTGCGACGATGTGATGCGGCTGCTGATGGAGGAGCTCGGGCTGGAGATCCCCGCCTACGACCG GGCGCGGGACCCCATCTTCGCGCTGGCCGAGCCGCTGCGCCCCGGCGAGGAGGGCACGCACTCACGGAAGCCGGTGGCGCCGCCGCCGGGCACGGAGCCGCCGCGGGAAGAGCCGCGTCAGGAGCCGCCGCGTCAggagccgccgcccgcccggcccggcggctGGCTGGGCCGCGGCTGCGCCAAGGGCGCCCGGCGCAGGAAGAGCAACTga
- the PCYT2 gene encoding ethanolamine-phosphate cytidylyltransferase isoform X7, with amino-acid sequence MLRNGAAGGGGPAAGGAAGHRPVRVWCDGCYDMVHYGHSNQLRQARAMGDYLIVGVHTDEEIAKHKGPPVFTQEERYKMVQAIKWVDEIAPGAPYVTTLETLDKYNCDFCVHGDDITLTIDGKDTYEEVKTAGRYRECKRTQGVSTTDLVGRMLLMTKAHHSNIDEDLDYRKHTDNFGKGPKGHSPWTGVSQFLQTSQKIIQFASGKEPQPGDTIIYVAGAFDLFHIGHVDFLEKVHQLAERPYIIAGLHFDQEVNRYKGKNYPIMNIHERTLSVLACRYVSEVVIGAPYAVTADLLDHFREPKRRGIFQLVDSGSNLTTDLIVQRIIKNRLEFEARNQKKEAKELAVLEAMKRLEEKH; translated from the exons ATGCTGCGCAacggggcggcgggcggcggcggccccgcggcgggcggcgcggcgggacACCGGCCCGTCCGCGTCTGGTGCGACGGCTG CTATGACATGGTGCACTATGGCCACTCGAACCAGCTGCGCCAGGCTCGGGCTATGGGAGATTATCTGATTGTTGGAGTCCACACGGATG AAGAGATTGCCAAGCACAAGGGCCCCCCTGTCTTTACACAAGAGGAGAGGTACAAAATGGTGCAAGCCATCAAGTGGGTGGATGAGATTGCTCCAGGAGCTCCCTATGTCACCACACTGGAAACCTTGGACAAATATAACTGTGACTTCTGTGTGCATGGTG atgACATCACCTTAACAATAGATGGCAAGGACACCTATGAGGAAGTGAAGACAGCTGGGCGATACAG GGAATGCAAACGCACCCAAGGTGTGTCCACTACTGACCTTGTTGGCCGCATGCTGCTCATGACTAAGGCTCACCACAGCAACATA GATGAGGACCTAGACTATCGGAAGCATACTGACAACTTTGGGAAG GGACCAAAAGGTCATAGTCCCTGGACTGGTGTCTCACAGTTCCTGCAGACATCTCAGAAGATCATCCAGTTTGCATCAGGAAAGGAACCACAGCCAGGAGACACTATCATCTATGTGGCCGGAGCCTTTGACCTGTTCC ATATTGGGCACGTGGATTTCTTGGAGAAGGTTCACCAGCTGGCAGAGAGACCCTACATCATCGCTGGGTTGCACTTTGACCAG GAAGTAAATCGTTACAAAGGGAAGAATTATCCCATCATGAACATCCATGAGAGAACGCTCAGTGTCTTGGCCTGTAGG tatGTCTCAGAAGTGGTAATTGGAGCCCCGTATGCTGTCACTGCTGATCTGCTGGATCACTTCAGG GAACCGAAGAGACGTGGCATTTTCCAGCTGGTGGACAGTGGCAGCAATCTCACCACAGATTTAATTGTGCAAAGAATCATCAAGAACAG GCTGGAGTTTGAAGCTAGGAACcagaagaaggaagcaaaagagCTGGCAGTATTGGAGGCCATGAAGAGACTGGAAGAGAAGCACTAG
- the PCYT2 gene encoding ethanolamine-phosphate cytidylyltransferase isoform X4 — MVHYGHSNQLRQARAMGDYLIVGVHTDEEIAKHKGPPVFTQEERYKMVQAIKWVDEIAPGAPYVTTLETLDKYNCDFCVHGDDITLTIDGKDTYEEVKTAGRYRECKRTQGVSTTDLVGRMLLMTKAHHSNIDEDLDYRKHTDNFGKGPKGHSPWTGVSQFLQTSQKIIQFASGKEPQPGDTIIYVAGAFDLFHIGHVDFLEKVHQLAERPYIIAGLHFDQEVNRYKGKNYPIMNIHERTLSVLACRYVSEVVIGAPYAVTADLLDHFRVTLVCHGMTEVVSDKDGSDPYEEPKRRGIFQLVDSGSNLTTDLIVQRIIKNSTKWSVLGQTKHGTAAASSEGEVLFDRCGSLGLQREVIVTLGGSSGCWLSQRGGWEVNGEASEILS; from the exons ATGGTGCACTATGGCCACTCGAACCAGCTGCGCCAGGCTCGGGCTATGGGAGATTATCTGATTGTTGGAGTCCACACGGATG AAGAGATTGCCAAGCACAAGGGCCCCCCTGTCTTTACACAAGAGGAGAGGTACAAAATGGTGCAAGCCATCAAGTGGGTGGATGAGATTGCTCCAGGAGCTCCCTATGTCACCACACTGGAAACCTTGGACAAATATAACTGTGACTTCTGTGTGCATGGTG atgACATCACCTTAACAATAGATGGCAAGGACACCTATGAGGAAGTGAAGACAGCTGGGCGATACAG GGAATGCAAACGCACCCAAGGTGTGTCCACTACTGACCTTGTTGGCCGCATGCTGCTCATGACTAAGGCTCACCACAGCAACATA GATGAGGACCTAGACTATCGGAAGCATACTGACAACTTTGGGAAG GGACCAAAAGGTCATAGTCCCTGGACTGGTGTCTCACAGTTCCTGCAGACATCTCAGAAGATCATCCAGTTTGCATCAGGAAAGGAACCACAGCCAGGAGACACTATCATCTATGTGGCCGGAGCCTTTGACCTGTTCC ATATTGGGCACGTGGATTTCTTGGAGAAGGTTCACCAGCTGGCAGAGAGACCCTACATCATCGCTGGGTTGCACTTTGACCAG GAAGTAAATCGTTACAAAGGGAAGAATTATCCCATCATGAACATCCATGAGAGAACGCTCAGTGTCTTGGCCTGTAGG tatGTCTCAGAAGTGGTAATTGGAGCCCCGTATGCTGTCACTGCTGATCTGCTGGATCACTTCAGG GTAACACTTGTATGTCATGGAATGACAGAGGTGGTGTCAGACAAGGATGGTTCTGATCCGTATGAG GAACCGAAGAGACGTGGCATTTTCCAGCTGGTGGACAGTGGCAGCAATCTCACCACAGATTTAATTGTGCAAAGAATCATCAAGAACAG CACTAAGTGGTCTGTCCTGGGACAGACCAAGCATGGAACAGCAGCAGCGTCTTCAGAGGGAGAAGTGTTGTTTGACCGGTGTGGGAGCCTCGGACTTCAGAGAGAAGTGATTGTGACACTTGGAGGAAGCTCTGGGTGCTGGCTCTCTCAAAGAGGAGGGTGGGAGGTTAATGGTGAAGCTTCTGAAATACTCtcataa
- the PCYT2 gene encoding ethanolamine-phosphate cytidylyltransferase isoform X1, producing MLRNGAAGGGGPAAGGAAGHRPVRVWCDGCYDMVHYGHSNQLRQARAMGDYLIVGVHTDEEIAKHKGPPVFTQEERYKMVQAIKWVDEIAPGAPYVTTLETLDKYNCDFCVHGDDITLTIDGKDTYEEVKTAGRYRECKRTQGVSTTDLVGRMLLMTKAHHSNIDEDLDYRKHTDNFGKGPKGHSPWTGVSQFLQTSQKIIQFASGKEPQPGDTIIYVAGAFDLFHIGHVDFLEKVHQLAERPYIIAGLHFDQEVNRYKGKNYPIMNIHERTLSVLACRYVSEVVIGAPYAVTADLLDHFRVTLVCHGMTEVVSDKDGSDPYEEPKRRGIFQLVDSGSNLTTDLIVQRIIKNSTKWSVLGQTKHGTAAASSEGEVLFDRCGSLGLQREVIVTLGGSSGCWLSQRGGWEVNGEASEILS from the exons ATGCTGCGCAacggggcggcgggcggcggcggccccgcggcgggcggcgcggcgggacACCGGCCCGTCCGCGTCTGGTGCGACGGCTG CTATGACATGGTGCACTATGGCCACTCGAACCAGCTGCGCCAGGCTCGGGCTATGGGAGATTATCTGATTGTTGGAGTCCACACGGATG AAGAGATTGCCAAGCACAAGGGCCCCCCTGTCTTTACACAAGAGGAGAGGTACAAAATGGTGCAAGCCATCAAGTGGGTGGATGAGATTGCTCCAGGAGCTCCCTATGTCACCACACTGGAAACCTTGGACAAATATAACTGTGACTTCTGTGTGCATGGTG atgACATCACCTTAACAATAGATGGCAAGGACACCTATGAGGAAGTGAAGACAGCTGGGCGATACAG GGAATGCAAACGCACCCAAGGTGTGTCCACTACTGACCTTGTTGGCCGCATGCTGCTCATGACTAAGGCTCACCACAGCAACATA GATGAGGACCTAGACTATCGGAAGCATACTGACAACTTTGGGAAG GGACCAAAAGGTCATAGTCCCTGGACTGGTGTCTCACAGTTCCTGCAGACATCTCAGAAGATCATCCAGTTTGCATCAGGAAAGGAACCACAGCCAGGAGACACTATCATCTATGTGGCCGGAGCCTTTGACCTGTTCC ATATTGGGCACGTGGATTTCTTGGAGAAGGTTCACCAGCTGGCAGAGAGACCCTACATCATCGCTGGGTTGCACTTTGACCAG GAAGTAAATCGTTACAAAGGGAAGAATTATCCCATCATGAACATCCATGAGAGAACGCTCAGTGTCTTGGCCTGTAGG tatGTCTCAGAAGTGGTAATTGGAGCCCCGTATGCTGTCACTGCTGATCTGCTGGATCACTTCAGG GTAACACTTGTATGTCATGGAATGACAGAGGTGGTGTCAGACAAGGATGGTTCTGATCCGTATGAG GAACCGAAGAGACGTGGCATTTTCCAGCTGGTGGACAGTGGCAGCAATCTCACCACAGATTTAATTGTGCAAAGAATCATCAAGAACAG CACTAAGTGGTCTGTCCTGGGACAGACCAAGCATGGAACAGCAGCAGCGTCTTCAGAGGGAGAAGTGTTGTTTGACCGGTGTGGGAGCCTCGGACTTCAGAGAGAAGTGATTGTGACACTTGGAGGAAGCTCTGGGTGCTGGCTCTCTCAAAGAGGAGGGTGGGAGGTTAATGGTGAAGCTTCTGAAATACTCtcataa
- the PCYT2 gene encoding ethanolamine-phosphate cytidylyltransferase isoform X6: MLRNGAAGGGGPAAGGAAGHRPVRVWCDGCYDMVHYGHSNQLRQARAMGDYLIVGVHTDEEIAKHKGPPVFTQEERYKMVQAIKWVDEIAPGAPYVTTLETLDKYNCDFCVHGDDITLTIDGKDTYEEVKTAGRYRECKRTQGVSTTDLVGRMLLMTKAHHSNIGPKGHSPWTGVSQFLQTSQKIIQFASGKEPQPGDTIIYVAGAFDLFHIGHVDFLEKVHQLAERPYIIAGLHFDQEVNRYKGKNYPIMNIHERTLSVLACRYVSEVVIGAPYAVTADLLDHFRVTLVCHGMTEVVSDKDGSDPYEEPKRRGIFQLVDSGSNLTTDLIVQRIIKNRLEFEARNQKKEAKELAVLEAMKRLEEKH; encoded by the exons ATGCTGCGCAacggggcggcgggcggcggcggccccgcggcgggcggcgcggcgggacACCGGCCCGTCCGCGTCTGGTGCGACGGCTG CTATGACATGGTGCACTATGGCCACTCGAACCAGCTGCGCCAGGCTCGGGCTATGGGAGATTATCTGATTGTTGGAGTCCACACGGATG AAGAGATTGCCAAGCACAAGGGCCCCCCTGTCTTTACACAAGAGGAGAGGTACAAAATGGTGCAAGCCATCAAGTGGGTGGATGAGATTGCTCCAGGAGCTCCCTATGTCACCACACTGGAAACCTTGGACAAATATAACTGTGACTTCTGTGTGCATGGTG atgACATCACCTTAACAATAGATGGCAAGGACACCTATGAGGAAGTGAAGACAGCTGGGCGATACAG GGAATGCAAACGCACCCAAGGTGTGTCCACTACTGACCTTGTTGGCCGCATGCTGCTCATGACTAAGGCTCACCACAGCAACATA GGACCAAAAGGTCATAGTCCCTGGACTGGTGTCTCACAGTTCCTGCAGACATCTCAGAAGATCATCCAGTTTGCATCAGGAAAGGAACCACAGCCAGGAGACACTATCATCTATGTGGCCGGAGCCTTTGACCTGTTCC ATATTGGGCACGTGGATTTCTTGGAGAAGGTTCACCAGCTGGCAGAGAGACCCTACATCATCGCTGGGTTGCACTTTGACCAG GAAGTAAATCGTTACAAAGGGAAGAATTATCCCATCATGAACATCCATGAGAGAACGCTCAGTGTCTTGGCCTGTAGG tatGTCTCAGAAGTGGTAATTGGAGCCCCGTATGCTGTCACTGCTGATCTGCTGGATCACTTCAGG GTAACACTTGTATGTCATGGAATGACAGAGGTGGTGTCAGACAAGGATGGTTCTGATCCGTATGAG GAACCGAAGAGACGTGGCATTTTCCAGCTGGTGGACAGTGGCAGCAATCTCACCACAGATTTAATTGTGCAAAGAATCATCAAGAACAG GCTGGAGTTTGAAGCTAGGAACcagaagaaggaagcaaaagagCTGGCAGTATTGGAGGCCATGAAGAGACTGGAAGAGAAGCACTAG
- the PCYT2 gene encoding ethanolamine-phosphate cytidylyltransferase isoform X5, translating to MLRNGAAGGGGPAAGGAAGHRPVRVWCDGCYDMVHYGHSNQLRQARAMGDYLIVGVHTDEEIAKHKGPPVFTQEERYKMVQAIKWVDEIAPGAPYVTTLETLDKYNCDFCVHGDDITLTIDGKDTYEEVKTAGRYRECKRTQGVSTTDLVGRMLLMTKAHHSNIDEDLDYRKHTDNFGKGPKGHSPWTGVSQFLQTSQKIIQFASGKEPQPGDTIIYVAGAFDLFHIGHVDFLEKVHQLAERPYIIAGLHFDQEVNRYKGKNYPIMNIHERTLSVLACRYVSEVVIGAPYAVTADLLDHFRVTLVCHGMTEVVSDKDGSDPYEEPKRRGIFQLVDSGSNLTTDLIVQRIIKNRLEFEARNQKKEAKELAVLEAMKRLEEKH from the exons ATGCTGCGCAacggggcggcgggcggcggcggccccgcggcgggcggcgcggcgggacACCGGCCCGTCCGCGTCTGGTGCGACGGCTG CTATGACATGGTGCACTATGGCCACTCGAACCAGCTGCGCCAGGCTCGGGCTATGGGAGATTATCTGATTGTTGGAGTCCACACGGATG AAGAGATTGCCAAGCACAAGGGCCCCCCTGTCTTTACACAAGAGGAGAGGTACAAAATGGTGCAAGCCATCAAGTGGGTGGATGAGATTGCTCCAGGAGCTCCCTATGTCACCACACTGGAAACCTTGGACAAATATAACTGTGACTTCTGTGTGCATGGTG atgACATCACCTTAACAATAGATGGCAAGGACACCTATGAGGAAGTGAAGACAGCTGGGCGATACAG GGAATGCAAACGCACCCAAGGTGTGTCCACTACTGACCTTGTTGGCCGCATGCTGCTCATGACTAAGGCTCACCACAGCAACATA GATGAGGACCTAGACTATCGGAAGCATACTGACAACTTTGGGAAG GGACCAAAAGGTCATAGTCCCTGGACTGGTGTCTCACAGTTCCTGCAGACATCTCAGAAGATCATCCAGTTTGCATCAGGAAAGGAACCACAGCCAGGAGACACTATCATCTATGTGGCCGGAGCCTTTGACCTGTTCC ATATTGGGCACGTGGATTTCTTGGAGAAGGTTCACCAGCTGGCAGAGAGACCCTACATCATCGCTGGGTTGCACTTTGACCAG GAAGTAAATCGTTACAAAGGGAAGAATTATCCCATCATGAACATCCATGAGAGAACGCTCAGTGTCTTGGCCTGTAGG tatGTCTCAGAAGTGGTAATTGGAGCCCCGTATGCTGTCACTGCTGATCTGCTGGATCACTTCAGG GTAACACTTGTATGTCATGGAATGACAGAGGTGGTGTCAGACAAGGATGGTTCTGATCCGTATGAG GAACCGAAGAGACGTGGCATTTTCCAGCTGGTGGACAGTGGCAGCAATCTCACCACAGATTTAATTGTGCAAAGAATCATCAAGAACAG GCTGGAGTTTGAAGCTAGGAACcagaagaaggaagcaaaagagCTGGCAGTATTGGAGGCCATGAAGAGACTGGAAGAGAAGCACTAG